A genome region from Hevea brasiliensis isolate MT/VB/25A 57/8 chromosome 7, ASM3005281v1, whole genome shotgun sequence includes the following:
- the LOC110666476 gene encoding receptor-like protein 44, producing the protein MGVWSLLLLLTILSCTTLSISDPNDEACLTHLSQSLKDPTTSLQNWTKSNLANPCSGFNSYISGATCNNGRIYKLSLTNLSLQGSISPYISNCTNLQTLDLSSNSLSGPIPADLQYLVNLAVLNLSSNRLEGEIPPQLALCAYLNVIDFHDNFLTGQIPQQLGLLVRLSAFDVSNNKLSGPIPGPLGNRSGNLPRFNATSFEGNKDLYGYPLPPMKSKGLSVLAIVGIGLGSGFASLVLSFTGVCIWLKITEQKMALEEGKNSQLMPDYGA; encoded by the coding sequence ATGGGTGTTTGgtctctacttcttcttcttaccATCCTAAGCTGTACTACTCTCTCAATATCAGATCCAAACGATGAAGCATGCTTAACTCACCTAAGCCAATCCTTAAAAGACCCGACAACCTCCCTTCAAAACTGGACTAAATCCAATCTTGCAAACCCATGTTCTGGTTTTAACTCCTATATATCTGGTGCTACTTGCAACAATGGCAGAATCTACAAGCTTTCCCTTACCAATCTCTCTCTCCAAGGCTCTATCTCTCCTTATATATCCAACTGCACCAACCTCCAGACCCTTGACCTCTCCTCCAACTCTCTGTCCGGCCCTATCCCTGCAGATTTACAATACTTGGTCAATCTTGCAGTGCTTAATCTCTCGTCTAATAGACTAGAGGGAGAGATTCCCCCACAGCTTGCATTGTGtgcttatttgaatgtgattgatTTCCATGATAATTTTCTCACTGGTCAAATCCCACAGCAGCTGGGTCTTTTGGTAAGGTTATCAGCTTTTGATGTCAGCAATAACAAGCTTTCAGGGCCAATCCCGGGTCCATTGGGGAACAGGAGCGGGAATTTGCCGCGATTCAATGCGACTTCTTTTGAAGGAAATAAGGATCTTTACGGCTACCCTTTGCCTCCGATGAAGAGTAAAGGTTTGTCTGTTTTAGCCATTGTTGGAATCGGGTTGGGAAGTGGGTTTGCCAGTTTGGTGCTCAGTTTTACTGGAGTTTGTATTTGGTTGAAGATCACCGAGCAGAAGATGGCCCTTGAAGAAGGCAAGAATAGCCAGCTTATGCCTGATTATGGAGCTTAA
- the LOC110666477 gene encoding squalene epoxidase 3 isoform X1 — MIPVSIQLPPRPQLYRSFSFLYKTTPPSPPFSPRLATSPPPGITVFTSRKRRQSSILLEATKETQEPVIFSSASGACFGDYINMAFVIDKFILGTFFASLCGFFLLCILRRNRQNLENKRKFKEKAVFKTQNDNVRTPEDGSGPDVIIVGAGVAGAALACTLGKDGRQVHMIERDLTEPDRIVGELLQPGGYLKLIELGLEDCVEEIDAQRVLGYALFKNGKNTRLSYPLESFHSNVAGRSFHNGRFIQRMREKAASIPNVKLVQGTVTSLLEENGTIRGVQYKTKDGQELRAYAPLTVICDGCFSNLRRSLCNPKVDVPSCFVGLVLENCQLPFANHGHVILADPSPILFYPISSTEVRCLVDIPGQKVPPIANGEMAKYLKDVVVPQIPPELHDAFIFAIDKGNIRTMPNRSMPADPQTTPGALLMGDAFNMRHPLTGGGMTVALSDIVVLRDLLNPLCDLNDAASLTKYLESFYTLRKPVASTINTLAGALYKVFSASPDQARKEMRQACFDYLSLGGIFSSGPVALLSGLNPRPLSLVLHFFAVAIYGVSRLLLPFPTPKAMWIGVRIISSASGIIFPIIKAEGVRQMFFPATVPAIYRHPPVKGKSDDELRSR, encoded by the exons ATGATTCCAGTCTCAATCCAGCTGCCACCGAGACCACAACTTTACCGgtctttttctttcctctataAGACAACGCCACCTTCTCCTCCATTCTCTCCCAGGCTCGCCACCTCACCACCACCGGGTATAACTGTATTCACCTCAAGAAAAAGAAGACAAAGCAGCATTCTACTTGAGGCCACTAAAGAAACCCAAGAACCAGTTATCTTTTCATCCGCTTCTGGGGCTTGTTTTGGTGACTATATAAATATGGCATTTGTGATTGATAAGTTTATTCTTGGGACTTTCTTTGCCTCTCTCTGCGGCTTTTTTCTTCTCTGCATTTTGCGCCGAAACCGCCAGAACCTCGAGAACAAGCGGAAGTTTAAGGAAAAAGCTGTCTTCAAGACCCAAAATGACAATGTACGGACGCCAGAGGATGGCTCTGGTCCTGACGTCATCATAGTCGGCGCTGGCGTCGCTGGTGCGGCCCTCGCTTGTACACTTGGCAAG GATGGAAGACAAGTTCACATGATAGAAAGGGACTTAACAGAGCCTGACAGAATCGTCGGTGAACTGCTCCAGCCTGGGGGATAtctaaaattaattgaattgggACTTGAGG ATTGTGTGGAGGAAATTGATGCCCAgcgagttcttggttatgctctCTTCAAGAATGGTAAAAATACTAGGCTCTCCTACCCGTTGGAAAGTTTCCATTCTAATGTTGCTGGGAGGAGCTTCCATAATGGGCGTTTTATTCAGAGGATGAGAGAAAAAGCTGCTAGCATTcccaa TGTAAAGCTAGTCCAAGGAACAGTGACATCCCTACTGGAAGAAAATGGGACTATTAGGGGTGTTCAATACAAAACTAAGGATGGTCAAGAACTTAGAGCTTATGCCCCTCTTACAGTTATATGTGATGGTTGCTTCTCAAATCTGCGTCGCTCTCTATGCAATCCTAAG GTAGATGTGCCCTCTTGTTTTGTGGGTTTAGTTTTGGAGAACTGTCAGCTTCCTTTTGCAAATCATGGACATGTCATCCTAGCAGATCCTTCGCCAATTTTGTTTTATCCTATTAGCAGCACAGAGGTTCGCTGTTTGGTTGATATACCAGGTCAAAAAGTACCTCCCATTGCTAATGGTGAAATGGCCAAGTATTTGAAGGATGTGGTAGTACCACAG ATTCCACCAGAGCTTCATGATGCCTTCATATTTGCAATAGATAAAGGTAATATCAGGACCATGCCAAATAGAAGCATGCCAGCTGATCCCCAAACTACTCCTGGAGCACTTCTGATGGGTGACGCATTCAATATGCGTCATCCATTAACCGGTGGAGGGATGACTGTGGCACTGTCTGATATTGTTGTACTCAGAGATCTTCTAAATCCATTATGTGATCTTAATGATGCAGCTTCTCTAACCAAATACCTTGAATCTTTTTATACGTTGCGCAAG CCTGTGGCATCTACAATAAATACTCTGGCAGGAGCTTTGTACAAAGTATTCTCTGCCTCCCCTGATCAAGCAAGGAAGGAAATGCGTCAAGCATGCTTTGACTATTTAAGCCTTGGAGGTATATTTTCATCAGGACCTGTGGCTTTACTCTCTGGTCTAAACCCACGCCCACTCAGCTTAGTCCTTCATTTCTTTGCTGTTGCAATATACGGTGTTAGTCGTCTGCTACTTCCATTTCCTACACCCAAAGCCATGTGGATTGGAGTTCGAATAATTTCA AGTGCATCAGGTATTATTTTCCCCATTATCAAAGCAGAAGGAGTGAGACAAATGTTCTTCCCTGCAACTGTTCCTGCAATATACAGACATCCTCCTGTGAAAGGTAAATCAGATGATGAGCTGAGATCAAGGTAG
- the LOC110666477 gene encoding squalene epoxidase 3 isoform X2, whose product MIPVSIQLPPRPQLYRSFSFLYKTTPPSPPFSPRLATSPPPGITVFTSRKRRQSSILLEATKETQEPVIFSSASGACFGDYINMAFVIDKFILGTFFASLCGFFLLCILRRNRQNLENKRKFKEKAVFKTQNDNVRTPEDGSGPDVIIVGAGVAGAALACTLGKDGRQVHMIERDLTEPDRIVGELLQPGGYLKLIELGLEDCVEEIDAQRVLGYALFKNGKNTRLSYPLESFHSNVAGRSFHNGRFIQRMREKAASIPNVKLVQGTVTSLLEENGTIRGVQYKTKDGQELRAYAPLTVICDGCFSNLRRSLCNPKVDVPSCFVGLVLENCQLPFANHGHVILADPSPILFYPISSTEVRCLVDIPGQKVPPIANGEMAKYLKDVVVPQIPPELHDAFIFAIDKGNIRTMPNRSMPADPQTTPGALLMGDAFNMRHPLTGGGMTVALSDIVVLRDLLNPLCDLNDAASLTKYLESFYTLRKPVASTINTLAGALYKVFSASPDQARKEMRQACFDYLSLGECIRYYFPHYQSRRSETNVLPCNCSCNIQTSSCER is encoded by the exons ATGATTCCAGTCTCAATCCAGCTGCCACCGAGACCACAACTTTACCGgtctttttctttcctctataAGACAACGCCACCTTCTCCTCCATTCTCTCCCAGGCTCGCCACCTCACCACCACCGGGTATAACTGTATTCACCTCAAGAAAAAGAAGACAAAGCAGCATTCTACTTGAGGCCACTAAAGAAACCCAAGAACCAGTTATCTTTTCATCCGCTTCTGGGGCTTGTTTTGGTGACTATATAAATATGGCATTTGTGATTGATAAGTTTATTCTTGGGACTTTCTTTGCCTCTCTCTGCGGCTTTTTTCTTCTCTGCATTTTGCGCCGAAACCGCCAGAACCTCGAGAACAAGCGGAAGTTTAAGGAAAAAGCTGTCTTCAAGACCCAAAATGACAATGTACGGACGCCAGAGGATGGCTCTGGTCCTGACGTCATCATAGTCGGCGCTGGCGTCGCTGGTGCGGCCCTCGCTTGTACACTTGGCAAG GATGGAAGACAAGTTCACATGATAGAAAGGGACTTAACAGAGCCTGACAGAATCGTCGGTGAACTGCTCCAGCCTGGGGGATAtctaaaattaattgaattgggACTTGAGG ATTGTGTGGAGGAAATTGATGCCCAgcgagttcttggttatgctctCTTCAAGAATGGTAAAAATACTAGGCTCTCCTACCCGTTGGAAAGTTTCCATTCTAATGTTGCTGGGAGGAGCTTCCATAATGGGCGTTTTATTCAGAGGATGAGAGAAAAAGCTGCTAGCATTcccaa TGTAAAGCTAGTCCAAGGAACAGTGACATCCCTACTGGAAGAAAATGGGACTATTAGGGGTGTTCAATACAAAACTAAGGATGGTCAAGAACTTAGAGCTTATGCCCCTCTTACAGTTATATGTGATGGTTGCTTCTCAAATCTGCGTCGCTCTCTATGCAATCCTAAG GTAGATGTGCCCTCTTGTTTTGTGGGTTTAGTTTTGGAGAACTGTCAGCTTCCTTTTGCAAATCATGGACATGTCATCCTAGCAGATCCTTCGCCAATTTTGTTTTATCCTATTAGCAGCACAGAGGTTCGCTGTTTGGTTGATATACCAGGTCAAAAAGTACCTCCCATTGCTAATGGTGAAATGGCCAAGTATTTGAAGGATGTGGTAGTACCACAG ATTCCACCAGAGCTTCATGATGCCTTCATATTTGCAATAGATAAAGGTAATATCAGGACCATGCCAAATAGAAGCATGCCAGCTGATCCCCAAACTACTCCTGGAGCACTTCTGATGGGTGACGCATTCAATATGCGTCATCCATTAACCGGTGGAGGGATGACTGTGGCACTGTCTGATATTGTTGTACTCAGAGATCTTCTAAATCCATTATGTGATCTTAATGATGCAGCTTCTCTAACCAAATACCTTGAATCTTTTTATACGTTGCGCAAG CCTGTGGCATCTACAATAAATACTCTGGCAGGAGCTTTGTACAAAGTATTCTCTGCCTCCCCTGATCAAGCAAGGAAGGAAATGCGTCAAGCATGCTTTGACTATTTAAGCCTTGGAG AGTGCATCAGGTATTATTTTCCCCATTATCAAAGCAGAAGGAGTGAGACAAATGTTCTTCCCTGCAACTGTTCCTGCAATATACAGACATCCTCCTGTGAAAGGTAA